A genome region from Methylorubrum populi includes the following:
- a CDS encoding TPM domain-containing protein — protein MAPSDRIVSARAASALRVLPLALLILAALAGLGRAAEPDFPKLTGRVVDAAGILSAEARARIDGKIEAHEDRSGDQIVVATVPSLQDRTVEDYANRLARAWGIGRKKTDNGVLLLVAPTERKVRIEVGYGLEGALTDALSKTIVTSAITPRFRQGDFSGGVEAGVDAILSVLAGDADEWQRRAPVREDTVDPVTVAFWILVIVVLVVVLTRMSGGGGGRRGRGGGFVVVPGPSGGWSGGFSDGGGGGFSGGGGSFGGGGASGDW, from the coding sequence ATGGCCCCCTCCGACCGGATCGTTTCGGCCCGCGCGGCGAGCGCCCTGCGGGTGCTGCCGCTCGCACTCCTGATCCTGGCCGCCCTCGCCGGGCTCGGCCGGGCGGCCGAGCCCGACTTCCCGAAGCTGACCGGGCGGGTGGTGGACGCGGCCGGCATCCTCTCGGCGGAAGCCCGCGCGCGCATCGACGGCAAGATCGAGGCGCACGAGGACAGGAGCGGCGACCAGATCGTGGTCGCCACCGTGCCGAGCCTTCAGGACCGCACGGTCGAGGACTACGCCAACCGCCTCGCCCGGGCCTGGGGCATCGGCCGGAAGAAGACCGACAACGGCGTGCTGCTCCTGGTGGCGCCGACCGAGCGCAAGGTGCGCATCGAGGTCGGCTACGGGCTCGAAGGCGCGCTGACCGACGCGCTGTCGAAGACCATCGTCACCAGCGCGATCACGCCGCGCTTCCGCCAGGGCGACTTTTCCGGCGGCGTCGAGGCGGGGGTCGACGCGATCCTGTCGGTCCTGGCGGGCGATGCCGACGAATGGCAGCGCCGCGCGCCGGTGCGGGAGGATACGGTCGATCCCGTCACCGTCGCGTTCTGGATCCTCGTCATCGTCGTGCTGGTCGTCGTCCTGACCCGGATGAGCGGCGGCGGTGGCGGGCGGCGCGGGCGCGGCGGCGGCTTCGTCGTCGTCCCCGGCCCCTCCGGCGGCTGGAGCGGCGGCTTCTCGGACGGCGGCGGGGGCGGTTTCTCGGGCGGGGGCGGCTCGTTCGGCGGCGGGGGAGCGTCCGGTGACTGGTAG
- a CDS encoding LemA family protein yields the protein MPLALPAPTRPSILGRLVSALVALWLATGLAGCGAINRVPSLEEQAKSAWSEVQNQYQRRADLIPNLVETVKGYAKQEQETLTRVTEARAKATSVQVDASTVSDPEKFKQFQDAQNQLSGALGRLLASVEAYPDLKSNQNFLALQSQLEGTENRIAVARRDYIQAVQAYNTEIRTIPGRWVASWFYPDAKPMETFTSTPGAERAPNVKF from the coding sequence ATGCCCCTCGCCCTCCCAGCCCCAACCCGCCCCTCCATACTCGGCCGGCTCGTCTCCGCGCTGGTCGCCCTGTGGCTGGCGACGGGCTTGGCGGGGTGCGGGGCGATCAACCGGGTGCCGAGCCTGGAGGAGCAGGCGAAATCGGCCTGGAGCGAGGTGCAGAACCAGTACCAGCGCCGGGCCGACCTGATCCCCAACCTCGTCGAGACGGTGAAGGGCTACGCCAAGCAGGAGCAGGAGACCCTGACCCGGGTGACCGAAGCCCGGGCCAAGGCGACCAGCGTGCAGGTCGATGCCTCCACGGTGAGCGATCCGGAAAAGTTCAAGCAGTTCCAGGACGCGCAGAACCAGCTCTCGGGCGCGCTCGGGCGGCTGCTCGCCTCGGTCGAGGCCTATCCGGACCTGAAGTCCAACCAGAATTTTCTGGCGCTGCAATCGCAGTTGGAGGGCACCGAGAACCGCATCGCGGTGGCGCGGCGCGACTACATCCAGGCGGTCCAGGCCTACAACACCGAGATCCGCACCATTCCCGGCCGCTGGGTCGCGTCGTGGTTCTATCCCGACGCCAAGCCGATGGAGACCTTCACCTCGACGCCGGGCGCCGAGCGCGCGCCGAACGTGAAGTTCTAG